The following is a genomic window from Capnocytophaga stomatis.
GCAATTTTTTTGAGAAATTCGTCTGTGGCATTTTGTGGCAATTGGCTACGATATTTCCGTTTGTGTGTACATATACCCAAGATGTTCCCAGTGTAATGAACATAAAATCAGAGTTTTGTAACGCATTTCTGAATTCTTCGATTTTTTGATTTGCTACACTTATTGCTTCGTCTAATGTGATTTGGCTAAGCTCGGAATGTAAGTCAAACGAATGCCATAAGTCATTGTGTTTGAAGAAGTCATCTTTATTGAAAAGACTATTTTTTAATGTTTTCTCAATTAATTTTTCAATTGCTAAAGGATGGAAAAGAATTCCAAAGGGATTTGTAACTGTTTGAAAATTATAATATTTCAGTTTTTTGGAGATGTTCACCGAAAAACACGACCCGACACTCAAAATTCTGTCATTATAACTGATTTTGAAGTCTGATTGTTTTACGGGAACGATAGTTCTGAAATCCATTCTGAAAGGTAATTTGTGGCAAAAGTATGAAATTTTCGGTTAATACGCGGATTATTGCTTTTTTACTTGATTTTATTTTTTTCAAGTTAAAAAGAGTGAAAGTGAACGCGAATATGAAAAAAATGTGTAACTTCGGCGATTGTTTTCTTGTGATAATAAGCAAGATGAGTTATGAGTAATTTTTAAGAAGGAAAGATGGATTTGATAAATCATTTGATGTCAGCAGTTTTGATGCTAATTACCTTTGCCATAGGTAGTTCTTTACGTTTTAGTGACTTTGAGAATATTTTTAAAAAGTCGAAGGCGTTTAATATAGGTTTGATAGCTCAAATGGTGTTTTTACCAATTTTAGCATTTTTGATTGCTTATTTGGCTGACTTATCTCCTGAGCTGAAGGTAGGTTTAATCATCGTATCTATTTGCCCCGGTGGCACAACATCTAACTTTATTTCTTATTTGGTTAATGCGGATACAGCTTTGGCAGTGGCTTTAACAACAATAAATAGTATTTTGATTTTGCTCACAATTCCTACTTTAGCCAATGTAGCCATATCGTTATTTATGGGTACATCTTCGGAGTTTTCTCTGTCAATGGCAGATACTTTTTGGGAGGTCAGCAAAATTACTATAATTCCCGCTTTTTTGGGTTTGGTATTTAATCGTTATTTTCCGGATGTGACAGCGAGAATCAAGATTCCTCTAAAGATTATTAACACAATCTTACTTGGGTTGGTTTTTATGATTAAATTTTTTGCAGATACAGAATCAGGAGGGACAGGAATTGTTCTTGATGAAATCTTAAGAATATTTCCTTATGCTTTGGTTATGCATTTGAGCTCGATGATTTTGAGTTATGTGGTTTCCAAAAAAGTGTTTCATATTACTAATATGCAATCTGCTACAATTGGTATAGAAGTGGGGTTACAAAATACTGTCCTTGCTATTTATGTGGCGGGACTTATCCAAAGTGTTGAAATGGCGAAACCAGCTCTTGTTTTCGCGATGTTTTCCTTTTTTACTACATTAATTTTTGCTTTCATCGTGATGAGAGCAAAGTACAACAGATAAACAAATTTAAAATTTTTAAAAAGATAGAAAGTAAAGTTCTTAAAAATTCAGATGATGAAAATTAAATTGAATTTATCAATTGCATTTTTTTTGTGTTTCTTGTCGCTTTTTTCTCAAAATCAAGTAGAGTTAATCAGTGCAGAAGCCAATCTTTATAAGGTGGATGATAAACTCTATCGCAGTGAGCAGTTAAGAGAAGAAGATAAACAAACGATAGAAAAAACTCCAATAAAAACAATTATAAATCTGCGATACTTTACACGTAGCGGAAATCGTAAAGTTTTTAATAAAGAAAGCGATATGACTCTGATAAACATTCCGTTACTAACTTGGAGAATCAAGGCGAAAGACATAGCAAATGTGCTGTCAAATATAAAGAAGCATCAACAAAAAGGAGCTGTATTGGTGCATTGTTATCACGGAGCTGACCGCACGGGAATTATGGTGGCAATGTATCGTGTTATTTATCATAATTGGAGTATCGAACAAGCTAAAAAAGAAATGCAGCAGGGACCTTTTGGATATCACAGTGTCTGGAGAAATTTAGACAGACTTCTAACGGAAAGAACTGTAGACGAAGTTAAAAAGATATTGGGAGTCAATTAAATTAAACATAAGTAAAGAGATATTACTTGTCGGATAATTATAAAATTTAAAAGAATCAAGAAAAATTTTGTGATATATGTAACAAAATTAAATTTTTAAGAATTTCTTGTTTTGTGTTTAATTGTTTGATATTTAGTTTTTTAGTGTTCGCAATGTGATTTTATGTTTTGATTGAAGTAAAAATTAATATCTTATTAACACCTTGATTTCTTGTTGTTTTGAAAATAAAACTATACTTTTGCACCCGCAAATTATGGAGTGGGAGAAATGAATTCTGAATTTGCAGACGAGGTTTTTTGAGAGAAAACCTAATGAAAATCAAGTAAATTAATTTTAAGTAAATAATATTGTAAATTAAATTATGCCAACAATTTCACAATTAGTACGAAAAGGAAGAACCAGAATTACCAAGAAGAGTAAATCGGTTGCTTTGGATTCGTGTCCTCAACGAAGAGGGGTGTGTACGCGTGTTTACACAACAACGCCGAAAAAACCGAATTCGGCAATGCGTAAAGTTGCCCGTGTTCGTTTAACAAATGGCAATGAAGTGAATGCTTACATTCCAGGAGAAGGGCACAACCTCCAAGAGCACTCGATAGTATTGGTACGAGGCGGAAGGGTAAAAGATTTACCAGGTGTTCGTTACCATATCGTTCGTGGTGCGTTAGACACAGCGGGGGTAGCAGGAAGAACGCAAAGACGTTCTAAATACGGAGCTAAACGTCCAAAACCAGGACAAGCAGCTGCGCCAGCAAAAGGGAAAAAGTAATTAAAAAAATCTTTTAACGAGAAGAAATGAGAAAAAGACAGGCTAAAAAGAGACCTCTTTTACCAGATCCAAAGTTTAATGATCAATTGGTAACACGTTTTGTCAATAATTTGATGTGGGATGGTAAAAAGTCAGTGGCTTTTAAAGTTTTCTATGATGCACTTGATATCGTAGAACAAAAGAAAAACAATGACGAAAAGTCTGCGTTGGAAGTATGGAAAGATGCTCTAACGAATGTAATGCCTCACGTAGAGGTGCGTTCACGCCGTGTAGGTGGAGCTACATTCCAAATTCCGATGCAAATCAGACCAGATAGAAAAGTTTCAATGGCTATGAAATGGTTAATTGGTTATGCTCGTAAACGTAACGAGAAATCAATGGCTCAAAAATTGGCGGGAGAGATTTTGTCGGCGGCTAAAGAAGAAGGAGCTGCTGTTAAGAAAAGAATGGATACGCACAAAATGGCAGAAGCAAATAAGGCATTTTCACATTTTAGATTTTAGTGTATGGCAAGAGACTTAAAATATACAAGAAATATAGGTATTGCTGCACATATTGATGCAGGAAAAACAACCACTACTGAGCGTATTCTTTTCTATACAGGAAAAACGCACAAGTTGGGAGAGGTTCACGATGGAGCTTCAACAATGGACTGGATGGAGCAAGAAGCAGAACGTGGTATTACTATTCAGTCAGCTGCGACTACTTGTGTTTGGAATTTTCCAACAGAACAAGGAAAACCTACAGCTGATGCCAAAGAGTATCACTTCAATATCATTGATACTCCCGGTCACGTGGATTTTACCGTTGAGGTAAATCGTTCATTGCGTGTATTGGACGGATTAGTGTTCTTGTTTTCGGCAGTAGATGGTGTAGAGCCTCAGTCAGAAACTAACTGGCGTTTGGCTGATAATTACAAAGTACCACGTATCGGGTTTGTAAATAAAATGGATAGACAAGGTGCAAACTTCTTGAATGTTTGTAACCAAGTTAAAGATATGTTGAAATCAAACGCAGTGCCTATCGTACTTCCTATCGGAGACGAAGCGGACTTTAAAGGTGTTGTGGATTTGATTAAAAACCGTGCTATCGTATGGCACGAAGAAACGCAAGGAGCTACTTTTGACGTTGTAGAAATTCCTGCAGAAATGAAAGACGAAGTTCACGAGTATCGTGCTCATCTTATTGAAGAAGTGGCAGGATATGATGAAGGGCTTTTGGAGAAATTTATGGAGGATGAGAACTCTATTACAGAGAAAGAAATCCATAAAGCTTTAAGAGCTGCTGTTATGGATATGGCAATTATTCCGATGGTTTGCGGATCTTCTTTCAAAAACAAAGGAGTTCAGTTTATGTTGGATGCGGTTTGTCGTTACTTACCTTCGCCTTTAGACAAAGAAGCTATTGAGGGTACAGATCCTGATACTGGAGCGGATATTGCTAGAAAACCTTCTGTTTCTGAGCCTTTTGCAGCTTTAGCGTTTAAAATTGCAACAGACCCTTATGTAGGTCGTTTGGCTTTCTTCCGTGCTTATTCTGGTCATTTGGATGCAGGTTCTTACGTGCTTAATACGCGTTCAGGAAACAAGGAACGTATTTCTCGTATCTATCAGATGCACGCTAACAAACAAAATCCAATTGAATATATTGAGGCAGGAGATATCGGAGCAGCGGTAGGTTTTAAAGATATCAAAACGGGAGATACTCTTTGCGATGAAAAACATCCAATCGTACTTGAATCAATGATATTCCCTGATCCGGTAATTGGTATTGCTATTGAGCCAAAAACGAAAGCTGACGTGGATAAAATGGGTATGGCTTTGGCTAAACTGGCTGAGGAAGATCCAACTTTCCAAGTAAAAACAGATCAAGCTTCAGGGCAAACAATTATCTCTGGTATGGGAGAGCTTCACTTGGATATCATCGTTGATCGTTTGAAACGAGAGTTTAAAGTTGAAGTAAACCAAGGAGAGCCTCAAGTAGAGTACAAAGAGGCATTGACTGCGGTAGCTGAACACAGAGAAGTTTACAAAAAACAATCTGGTGGACGTGGTAAGTTTGCTGATATCGTGTTCCGTATGGAGCCTGCTGAGGAAGGAAAAGTAGGACTTGAATTCGTTAATGAAATCAAAGGGGGTAATATTCCAAAAGAGTATATCCCTTCTGTAGAAAAAGGATTCAAAGAAGCTATGAAAAATGGTCCTTTGGCAGGATTTGAAATGGATTCAATGAAGATTACCTTAGTTGATGGTTCTTACCACGCAGTTGACTCGGATTCTTTATCATTTGAGTTAGCAGCTAAATTAGGATACAAGGAGGCAGCTCGTGCAGCGAAAGCTGTATTGATGGAACCTATAATGAAGTTGGAGGTTATAACTCCGGAAGAAAATATGGGTGATATTGTTGGAGACTTGAACCGTCGTCGTGGTCAAGTAAACGATATGGGAGATAGAAATGGAGCTAAAGTTATTAAAGCTAATGTTCCTCTATCGGAAATGTTCGGATATGTAACAACGCTCAGAACACTTTCATCAGGGCGTGCTACTTCAACAATGGAATTCTCTCACTATGCTGAAACACCTTCAAATATAGCTGAGGAAGTAATTAAAAAAGCAAAAGGCAACTAATTTTTTATAAAAAATGAGCAGTCAAAAAATCAGAATAAAGTTAAAATCTTACGATCATAACTTGGTTGATAAGTCAGCTGAAAAGATTGTAAAAACGGTGAAAGCAACAGGAGCAGTAGTAACAGGACCTATTCCGTTACCAACTCACAAAAAAATATTTACTGTATTGCGTTCTCCTCACGTAAATAAGAAGGCTCGTGAGCAGTTTCAATTAAGCTCTCACAAACGTCTTTTAGACATCTATAGTTCTTCATCAAAAACTATTGATGCTTTGATGAAACTGGAGTTGCCAAGTGGAGTAGAAGTTGAAATCAAAGTGTGATAATTCGCTCAACTTCAAAAGAAGGTTTAACTTCGTCTTAAATGTCCTTAAGCCTGTGAGCTGAGGAAAAACGGATAAAAATGATTCAGGGTCAAATGGCTGAGGCATTTTTTGACCCTGAACTTTATAAAAAAGTAGAATAATTAATTAAATTAAATTTATGTCTGGGTTAATTGGAAAAAAAGTAGGCATGACAAGTCTTTTTGATGAGAATGGGAAAAACATTCCTTGTACTATCATCGAGGCAGGTCCTTGCGTAGTTACCCAAGTCAGAACCGTAGAGGTTGATGGGTATGAGGCTCTTCAACTTGGTTTCGATGACAAAGCAGAACACCGTGCTAACAAAGCTGAGTTAGGACATTTCAAAAAAGCAGGAGCTTCTGTTAAGAAAAAAGTTATCGAATTTCAAGGATTTGAAGCAAATTACAAATTAGGTGATACAATCACTGTTGATTTGTTTACAGAAGGAGAATTTGTTGACATAACAGGTATCTCTAAAGGTAAAGGATTTCAGGGGGTTGTTAAAAGACACGGCTTTGGTGGTGTAGGTCAAACTACTCACGGTCAGCACAACCGTTTGAGAGCACCGGGTTCTATTGGAGCATCGTCATATCCTTCAAGAGTATTCAAAGGAATGCGTATGGCTGGTAGAATGGGAGCAGAAAAAGTAACAGTACAAAACTTGAAAGTATTGAAAGTGGTAGCCGAGAAAAATCTTTTAGTGGTTAAAGGATGTGTTCCGGGACACAAAAATGCTTACGTAACTATTCATAAATAATGGAAGTAGCAGTATTAAATAGTCAAGGAAAAGAAACAGGCAGAAAAGTTACTCTTTCTGATTCTGTTTTCGGTTTAGAGCCTAATAATCACGTGATTTACTTAGATGTTAAGCGTTATTTAGCAAATCAACGTCAAGGAACACACAAGGCTAAGGAGAGAAATGAAGTAGCGGGAAGTACTCGTAAGATTAAAAAACAAAAAGGAACTGGTACAGCTCGTGCAGGTAGTGTTAAATCACCTGTGTTTGTTGGTGGAGGACGTATTTTCGGTCCTCGTCCAAAAGATTATACACAAAAATTGACTAAAAATGTGAAAAGATTGGCGCGTCGTTCTGCATTGAGTGCAAAAGCAAAAAGCCAGTCGATTTTGGTTGTTGAAGATTTGAATTTTGAAACTCCAAAAACAAAAGAATTTACTAATATTTTGAAATCTTTGGGGTTAGAGAATAAAAAATCACTTTTTGTGTTGCCAGATACAAATAATAACGTATATTTGTCGTCACGAAATTTGAAGAGCTTAAATGTTGTAACTGCTTCTGAGTTAAACACTTATGAAGTAGTGAATGC
Proteins encoded in this region:
- the rpsG gene encoding 30S ribosomal protein S7: MRKRQAKKRPLLPDPKFNDQLVTRFVNNLMWDGKKSVAFKVFYDALDIVEQKKNNDEKSALEVWKDALTNVMPHVEVRSRRVGGATFQIPMQIRPDRKVSMAMKWLIGYARKRNEKSMAQKLAGEILSAAKEEGAAVKKRMDTHKMAEANKAFSHFRF
- the rpsL gene encoding 30S ribosomal protein S12 yields the protein MPTISQLVRKGRTRITKKSKSVALDSCPQRRGVCTRVYTTTPKKPNSAMRKVARVRLTNGNEVNAYIPGEGHNLQEHSIVLVRGGRVKDLPGVRYHIVRGALDTAGVAGRTQRRSKYGAKRPKPGQAAAPAKGKK
- the rplD gene encoding 50S ribosomal protein L4, yielding MEVAVLNSQGKETGRKVTLSDSVFGLEPNNHVIYLDVKRYLANQRQGTHKAKERNEVAGSTRKIKKQKGTGTARAGSVKSPVFVGGGRIFGPRPKDYTQKLTKNVKRLARRSALSAKAKSQSILVVEDLNFETPKTKEFTNILKSLGLENKKSLFVLPDTNNNVYLSSRNLKSLNVVTASELNTYEVVNASSVVLLESSVNVLESILTK
- the fusA gene encoding elongation factor G; the encoded protein is MARDLKYTRNIGIAAHIDAGKTTTTERILFYTGKTHKLGEVHDGASTMDWMEQEAERGITIQSAATTCVWNFPTEQGKPTADAKEYHFNIIDTPGHVDFTVEVNRSLRVLDGLVFLFSAVDGVEPQSETNWRLADNYKVPRIGFVNKMDRQGANFLNVCNQVKDMLKSNAVPIVLPIGDEADFKGVVDLIKNRAIVWHEETQGATFDVVEIPAEMKDEVHEYRAHLIEEVAGYDEGLLEKFMEDENSITEKEIHKALRAAVMDMAIIPMVCGSSFKNKGVQFMLDAVCRYLPSPLDKEAIEGTDPDTGADIARKPSVSEPFAALAFKIATDPYVGRLAFFRAYSGHLDAGSYVLNTRSGNKERISRIYQMHANKQNPIEYIEAGDIGAAVGFKDIKTGDTLCDEKHPIVLESMIFPDPVIGIAIEPKTKADVDKMGMALAKLAEEDPTFQVKTDQASGQTIISGMGELHLDIIVDRLKREFKVEVNQGEPQVEYKEALTAVAEHREVYKKQSGGRGKFADIVFRMEPAEEGKVGLEFVNEIKGGNIPKEYIPSVEKGFKEAMKNGPLAGFEMDSMKITLVDGSYHAVDSDSLSFELAAKLGYKEAARAAKAVLMEPIMKLEVITPEENMGDIVGDLNRRRGQVNDMGDRNGAKVIKANVPLSEMFGYVTTLRTLSSGRATSTMEFSHYAETPSNIAEEVIKKAKGN
- the rpsJ gene encoding 30S ribosomal protein S10; the encoded protein is MSSQKIRIKLKSYDHNLVDKSAEKIVKTVKATGAVVTGPIPLPTHKKIFTVLRSPHVNKKAREQFQLSSHKRLLDIYSSSSKTIDALMKLELPSGVEVEIKV
- a CDS encoding tyrosine-protein phosphatase encodes the protein MKLNLSIAFFLCFLSLFSQNQVELISAEANLYKVDDKLYRSEQLREEDKQTIEKTPIKTIINLRYFTRSGNRKVFNKESDMTLINIPLLTWRIKAKDIANVLSNIKKHQQKGAVLVHCYHGADRTGIMVAMYRVIYHNWSIEQAKKEMQQGPFGYHSVWRNLDRLLTERTVDEVKKILGVN
- the rplC gene encoding 50S ribosomal protein L3; translation: MSGLIGKKVGMTSLFDENGKNIPCTIIEAGPCVVTQVRTVEVDGYEALQLGFDDKAEHRANKAELGHFKKAGASVKKKVIEFQGFEANYKLGDTITVDLFTEGEFVDITGISKGKGFQGVVKRHGFGGVGQTTHGQHNRLRAPGSIGASSYPSRVFKGMRMAGRMGAEKVTVQNLKVLKVVAEKNLLVVKGCVPGHKNAYVTIHK
- a CDS encoding bile acid:sodium symporter family protein; its protein translation is MDLINHLMSAVLMLITFAIGSSLRFSDFENIFKKSKAFNIGLIAQMVFLPILAFLIAYLADLSPELKVGLIIVSICPGGTTSNFISYLVNADTALAVALTTINSILILLTIPTLANVAISLFMGTSSEFSLSMADTFWEVSKITIIPAFLGLVFNRYFPDVTARIKIPLKIINTILLGLVFMIKFFADTESGGTGIVLDEILRIFPYALVMHLSSMILSYVVSKKVFHITNMQSATIGIEVGLQNTVLAIYVAGLIQSVEMAKPALVFAMFSFFTTLIFAFIVMRAKYNR